A DNA window from Nitrospira sp. contains the following coding sequences:
- a CDS encoding hypothetical protein (Evidence 5 : Unknown function; MaGe:77308065), translated as MTPPLKTPSVSAATLRGLLACGLLLGLAGCPKADPSKPRTILSASLIQQAYVKASNTETEDWFGRSVALSGNTLVIGALQEDSNATGANGNETDNNAMESGAVYVFTRHGGVWSQQAYLKASNTGAGDGFGYAVALDGDTLVVGAPEEDSSATRVGGDENSNNAMESGAVYVFIRHGGVWSQQAYLKASNTGAQDNFGRSVTLSGDTLVVGAPHEDSNAIGVGGDARNNRATDSGAAYVFTRSGGIWSQEAYLKASNTKADDRFGHSLALSGDTLAVGAYLEASAATGINGNQADNNAAGSGAVYVFTRSLGVWSQQAYVKASNTRATDRFGWSIALNGDTLAVGATQEDSSAIGVGGNQADTGAEDSGATYVFTRHGGVWSQQAYLKASNTRRGDNFGWTVALNGDKLIVGAPNEDSDASGVGGNERNDRAGNSGALYVFTRNRGAWSQQAYVKASNTETKDIFGLDVALSGDTLAVTALYEDSNATGIDGHQTNNKASNSGAVYVFH; from the coding sequence ATGACACCGCCCCTCAAGACACCGAGCGTGAGCGCCGCGACTCTGCGAGGCCTGCTTGCGTGCGGCCTGCTGCTCGGACTGGCCGGCTGTCCGAAGGCCGATCCGTCGAAACCAAGGACGATCCTCTCGGCCTCCCTGATCCAGCAAGCCTATGTGAAAGCCTCGAATACGGAGACGGAGGATTGGTTTGGCCGCAGTGTCGCGCTGAGCGGCAACACCTTGGTGATTGGGGCCCTGCAGGAAGACAGCAACGCAACCGGGGCCAATGGCAATGAGACCGACAACAACGCCATGGAGAGCGGCGCCGTCTATGTCTTCACCCGCCACGGCGGCGTCTGGTCTCAGCAGGCCTACCTCAAGGCCTCGAATACGGGGGCAGGAGATGGCTTCGGATACGCCGTAGCCCTGGACGGCGACACCCTGGTGGTGGGAGCCCCCGAAGAAGACAGCAGCGCGACCAGGGTCGGCGGCGATGAGAACAGCAACAACGCCATGGAGAGCGGCGCCGTCTATGTGTTCATCCGCCACGGCGGCGTCTGGTCCCAGCAGGCCTATCTCAAGGCTTCGAATACCGGGGCACAAGATAACTTCGGCCGCAGTGTGACGCTGAGCGGCGACACGCTGGTCGTCGGGGCTCCACATGAGGACAGCAACGCCATCGGGGTCGGCGGCGATGCGCGCAATAACCGCGCGACGGACAGCGGCGCCGCCTATGTGTTCACCCGCAGCGGCGGCATCTGGTCCCAAGAGGCCTACCTCAAGGCTTCGAACACGAAGGCAGACGATCGCTTTGGCCATAGCCTGGCGCTGAGCGGCGACACACTCGCGGTTGGCGCCTACCTGGAAGCCAGCGCTGCGACCGGGATCAATGGCAATCAGGCCGACAACAACGCCGCGGGCAGCGGCGCCGTCTATGTGTTCACCCGCAGCCTGGGCGTCTGGTCCCAGCAAGCCTATGTGAAAGCCTCGAATACGAGGGCAACAGATAGATTTGGCTGGAGCATCGCGTTGAATGGCGACACCTTGGCGGTCGGGGCAACGCAAGAGGACAGCAGCGCCATCGGGGTTGGCGGCAATCAAGCCGATACCGGCGCCGAGGACAGCGGCGCCACGTATGTGTTCACTCGCCACGGAGGCGTCTGGTCGCAGCAGGCCTATCTCAAAGCCTCGAATACGAGAAGAGGCGATAACTTTGGCTGGACGGTGGCGTTGAACGGCGACAAGCTGATCGTCGGGGCTCCTAATGAGGACAGCGACGCAAGCGGGGTCGGCGGCAATGAGCGTAACGACCGCGCTGGGAACAGCGGTGCCTTGTATGTGTTCACCCGCAACAGAGGTGCCTGGTCGCAGCAAGCCTATGTGAAAGCCTCGAATACGGAGACAAAAGATATCTTTGGCCTCGATGTGGCGTTAAGCGGAGACACGCTGGCAGTTACGGCTCTGTATGAGGACAGCAACGCGACCGGAATCGACGGCCATCAGACCAACAACAAGGCTTCCAATAGTGGCGCGGTCTATGTGTTTCACTAA
- a CDS encoding hypothetical protein (Evidence 5 : Unknown function; MaGe:77308066), whose amino-acid sequence MDRLTDKFLSYSCQIRHRRRIHPIQSWTGVRAGTRFHNFIVLFIRGSGDDRTRRAHRLALXXXXXXXXXXXXXXXXXXXXXXXXXXXXXXXXXXEI is encoded by the coding sequence TTGGATAGATTGACCGACAAGTTCCTTAGCTATTCCTGTCAAATCCGCCATCGCCGCCGAATCCACCCGATTCAATCCTGGACAGGCGTGAGGGCAGGCACCCGGTTTCATAACTTCATCGTTCTATTCATCCGTGGGTCGGGCGACGACCGAACGCGACGAGCCCACAGGCTTGCGCTCAANNNNNNNNNNNNNNNNNNNNNNNNNNNNNNNNNNNNNNNNNNNNNNNNNNNNNNNNNNNNNNNNNNNNNNNNNNNNNNNNNNNNNNNNNNNNNNNNNNNNGAAATCTAA
- a CDS encoding hypothetical protein (Evidence 4 : Unknown function but conserved in other organisms; MaGe:77308067) yields the protein MVAVAGNPSFAGNVLSNLLFARQPEPDLEFTEEELEQTTNTRSSSPMKSPKKSGGRPLFWVLLLALIGGGAYVAMEPEMAMDWMNQLLGETPAPQMATRPAPMAPPAPAPPEAPASAPTVPQASTPIPADPAPASPIPGTPAPAAMPSDVAMAPPPASASLSPLFGESQRVTVAADPALAGGMITLTQDSAGAKPGPAVRPGTGLTILDGDLQPNGWVYSVRSDDGVKGWVAEKRLRLKP from the coding sequence ATGGTCGCAGTTGCAGGGAATCCGTCGTTCGCAGGCAATGTGCTCTCCAATCTCTTGTTTGCCCGCCAACCGGAACCGGATTTAGAGTTCACTGAAGAGGAATTGGAACAAACGACGAACACCCGTTCGTCTTCTCCCATGAAATCACCCAAGAAATCGGGCGGTCGTCCCCTCTTCTGGGTTCTGCTCTTAGCCCTCATCGGCGGTGGCGCGTATGTAGCCATGGAACCGGAAATGGCGATGGACTGGATGAATCAGTTGCTGGGCGAGACGCCCGCGCCACAGATGGCCACAAGGCCAGCACCAATGGCACCACCAGCACCCGCGCCGCCAGAAGCACCAGCTTCAGCTCCGACAGTTCCCCAGGCTAGCACTCCGATACCCGCAGACCCGGCTCCGGCATCGCCGATACCAGGGACACCGGCTCCCGCTGCCATGCCGAGCGACGTAGCCATGGCTCCTCCGCCCGCATCCGCGTCGCTGTCTCCGCTGTTTGGAGAAAGCCAGCGCGTGACGGTTGCCGCCGACCCTGCGCTCGCTGGCGGCATGATCACGCTGACTCAAGACTCTGCCGGCGCGAAACCGGGTCCGGCGGTTCGTCCAGGAACCGGATTAACCATTCTTGACGGCGATCTCCAACCGAACGGATGGGTCTACTCTGTCCGCAGCGACGATGGCGTCAAAGGATGGGTTGCAGAGAAGCGTCTGCGCTTGAAACCGTAA
- a CDS encoding Secondary thiamine-phosphate synthase enzyme (MaGe:77308068), producing MKSYREELWFETKTRRAYLNITPQVEAALKASGVKEGLVLVNAMHITASVYINDDEPGLLQDYDDALERLAPHDAMYRHNETGEDNGDAHVKRQLMGREVVVAVTEGRLDFGPWEQIFYGEFDGRRRKRVLVKVIGE from the coding sequence ATGAAGTCGTATCGAGAGGAACTGTGGTTTGAGACGAAGACGCGCCGCGCCTATCTCAACATCACCCCGCAGGTCGAAGCGGCCCTCAAGGCGAGCGGGGTGAAGGAGGGATTGGTGCTAGTCAACGCGATGCATATCACCGCCAGCGTCTATATCAATGACGACGAACCGGGGCTGCTGCAAGACTATGACGACGCGCTTGAACGGCTTGCGCCGCACGATGCAATGTATCGGCATAATGAAACCGGCGAAGACAACGGCGATGCCCATGTGAAGCGCCAATTGATGGGGCGCGAGGTCGTGGTGGCGGTGACAGAGGGGCGGCTCGATTTCGGCCCCTGGGAGCAGATTTTTTACGGTGAATTCGATGGCCGGCGAAGAAAGCGTGTGCTGGTAAAAGTGATCGGTGAATGA
- a CDS encoding hypothetical protein (Evidence 4 : Unknown function but conserved in other organisms; MaGe:77308069) has translation MLAWSRPDPLTRDLIHLINARRHDHGDTDAAIDTLQAFLEQGRESDLLTVLAALDEEMAEWLFDLLAEASCTLALDESTEEKPVYATMAALELPLQANLTAPLKLKIDPIATAELLHRHLRLSASTVVRVESRLLTDATLEPLNLQMLHDHLTSVADSERTQAVAARLYPPVENTAFLLFEIIGASDPGLPDSWEDRHRRAILEGLVEQCPELALAPDTIEVPVYAAYAMFDAQNAVRIHHLADETAAVWRDLDPLVRSRTVVHLHTQCGNGVYMPVWTDLFDPELPEEHGPVWTSPDVWVFTADLPIEWPGEMLTNRLLAEGCTRFENHIVETSEN, from the coding sequence ATGTTAGCTTGGTCTCGTCCCGATCCGCTCACCCGCGACCTTATTCATTTGATCAATGCGCGCCGCCACGATCACGGCGATACGGACGCGGCGATCGATACATTGCAGGCTTTTTTAGAGCAGGGGCGCGAGTCCGATCTGCTCACCGTCCTGGCGGCGCTCGATGAAGAAATGGCCGAGTGGTTGTTCGACCTGCTGGCGGAAGCCAGCTGCACCTTGGCCCTGGATGAATCGACAGAAGAAAAGCCGGTCTATGCCACAATGGCGGCGCTGGAGCTTCCCCTGCAAGCCAATCTCACGGCTCCGCTCAAGCTTAAAATCGATCCCATTGCCACAGCGGAGTTGCTCCACCGGCACTTGCGGTTGTCGGCCAGTACGGTAGTGCGGGTCGAGTCGAGGCTGCTGACCGACGCGACGCTGGAGCCACTCAATCTTCAGATGCTGCACGACCATTTGACCTCGGTGGCCGACTCGGAACGGACGCAAGCGGTTGCCGCGCGGCTCTATCCGCCGGTGGAAAATACCGCCTTCTTGCTCTTTGAAATTATCGGAGCGTCCGATCCTGGGTTGCCCGACTCCTGGGAGGACCGGCATCGGCGGGCGATCCTTGAAGGGTTAGTCGAGCAATGTCCGGAATTGGCGCTGGCGCCGGATACCATTGAGGTGCCAGTCTACGCCGCCTACGCGATGTTCGATGCGCAAAACGCGGTGCGCATTCATCATCTGGCCGATGAGACGGCAGCGGTGTGGCGGGATCTCGATCCCTTAGTGCGGTCGAGGACGGTGGTGCATCTGCATACGCAATGCGGCAACGGTGTTTACATGCCTGTGTGGACCGATCTGTTCGATCCAGAACTGCCGGAGGAGCATGGCCCGGTCTGGACGTCTCCCGACGTGTGGGTGTTCACGGCCGATCTGCCGATCGAATGGCCCGGCGAAATGCTGACGAACCGCCTGCTGGCGGAGGGCTGCACGAGGTTTGAAAACCACATCGTCGAGACGTCGGAGAATTAG
- a CDS encoding hypothetical protein (Evidence 4 : Unknown function but conserved in other organisms; MaGe:77308070), translated as MPKPSSSSNRLTAILATIAGLGLVWGLVWANLPTSDQLHASGGPPRAVTATLPTPTLDLSIPGVPPPDAPGAHRVVVNGAELPQPEQGGGGLEVASDSRSKQIAEMKCEAELQQACPDSLQGESRRHCMEQRAKHLPPLCQAMVRQQLVRWKEQSGHALACANDVKRFCRAVPPGEGQMLQCLQGHAQDVSDKCYATLPKGALTLRN; from the coding sequence ATGCCGAAACCATCGTCCTCATCGAATCGTCTAACCGCCATTCTTGCGACCATTGCTGGGCTGGGGCTCGTGTGGGGATTGGTCTGGGCCAATCTTCCCACCAGCGATCAACTCCATGCCTCCGGCGGTCCGCCTCGGGCGGTGACGGCAACTCTCCCGACGCCCACATTGGATCTGAGTATCCCAGGGGTGCCGCCGCCGGATGCTCCAGGAGCGCATCGAGTTGTGGTCAACGGGGCGGAGTTACCTCAACCTGAGCAGGGTGGGGGAGGACTGGAAGTCGCGTCAGATTCTCGATCGAAGCAAATTGCCGAGATGAAGTGCGAGGCCGAATTGCAACAGGCCTGTCCGGATAGTCTGCAAGGCGAGAGTCGCCGGCATTGCATGGAGCAACGGGCCAAGCATCTTCCGCCTCTCTGTCAGGCGATGGTCCGTCAGCAGCTCGTGCGGTGGAAGGAACAGTCCGGTCATGCGTTGGCTTGTGCGAACGATGTGAAGCGCTTCTGCCGTGCGGTGCCACCAGGAGAAGGGCAGATGTTGCAGTGCTTGCAGGGTCATGCGCAGGACGTGTCGGATAAGTGCTACGCGACCTTGCCCAAAGGCGCACTCACCCTCAGAAACTAG
- a CDS encoding PPM-type phosphatase domain-containing protein (MaGe:77308071) codes for MPLTVTHSALSDVGRRRSGNEDRYCTDTTLGLFIVCDGMGGSKAGEIASGLAVEIIHRHINEASQNFAFPLIGQSDPTVSLSGNRLLSAIRDANRTIHREGSRNQDWAGMGTTVVAVQLTDQLMSFAHVGDSRLYLIRDHAIHPLTADHSWVAEQVRAGLMTEADAERSPQRNILTRALGIAPEVDITLGEAELQAGDRLLLCSDGLTKYVGTPTLLTVLTQTDDIRSVSKQLVALANNAGGDDNTTVIIMAVHEAMEPPI; via the coding sequence ATGCCGCTTACCGTCACCCATAGCGCACTCTCCGATGTCGGTCGCAGGCGTTCAGGCAACGAAGACCGGTATTGCACGGACACGACCTTAGGGCTCTTCATTGTCTGCGACGGCATGGGCGGCAGCAAAGCCGGTGAAATCGCCAGCGGCCTCGCAGTCGAAATCATCCATCGTCATATTAATGAAGCCTCGCAGAACTTTGCATTCCCCTTGATCGGCCAGTCCGATCCAACCGTTTCGCTCTCAGGAAACCGTCTTCTCAGCGCGATTCGCGATGCCAATCGCACAATTCATCGTGAGGGGAGCAGAAATCAGGACTGGGCCGGAATGGGGACTACCGTCGTCGCGGTACAGCTCACAGACCAGCTGATGTCGTTCGCCCATGTCGGCGACAGCCGTCTCTACCTGATTCGAGACCATGCCATCCATCCCCTGACCGCCGATCATTCCTGGGTAGCCGAACAGGTGCGCGCTGGCCTGATGACAGAGGCCGACGCCGAGCGATCGCCGCAGCGCAACATCCTAACGCGCGCCTTGGGAATTGCACCGGAGGTCGATATCACCCTCGGCGAGGCGGAGTTGCAGGCAGGCGACCGGCTGTTGCTCTGCTCGGATGGCCTGACCAAATACGTCGGAACACCGACCCTCCTCACTGTCCTCACGCAAACCGACGACATACGCAGCGTCTCTAAGCAATTGGTTGCCCTCGCCAACAATGCCGGTGGAGACGACAATACGACCGTCATCATCATGGCTGTTCATGAGGCCATGGAACCGCCGATCTGA
- a CDS encoding Serine/threonine protein kinase (MaGe:77308072) — protein sequence MTHASGWLIQFALVSFVALFAGPLLSKLPFAEHFPLTVLGLTGAQTIRLVVEGTGLLTLWLLAFHAFRHMPDNGRGFTFLRRIILPLTTILVLIVGDKTMHVVGQTLIEGIGTQQYSLAYAATLTVAGLWLTVAWLLNIDTLHHFFTAPAPARHRKRAPQSISDNYDAYDNSDSSDLSDSASADSLDTESPPAMLGRYKVLKELGRGAMGVVYLGKDPTIQRFVAIKTLRLDEDDDADKIQEAKARFFREAESTGRLTHPNIVTIYDAGEEQDLGYIAMEVLEGTALKHWSRKPNLLPLDKLIPIVATVADALDYAHQEGVVHRDIKPANIMITKGATVKVMDFGIAKMASSAKTQTNIVLGTPTYMSPEQIAGKKVDGRSDIFSLGVVLFEMLSGRPPFTADNLSALLFAIAHNPHPSIKVIRPDIPPALQQVLNQALEKDPALRFRRAAEFAQELRACLQGQAV from the coding sequence ATGACACACGCATCTGGCTGGCTTATTCAGTTCGCACTCGTCTCTTTTGTGGCCCTCTTCGCAGGGCCGCTCCTGAGCAAACTGCCGTTTGCCGAACACTTTCCCCTAACTGTCCTTGGACTAACGGGAGCCCAAACGATTCGTCTCGTTGTGGAAGGTACCGGCCTCCTCACGCTCTGGCTGCTGGCCTTTCACGCCTTTCGTCATATGCCGGACAATGGGAGAGGGTTTACATTTCTCCGTCGGATCATTCTTCCATTGACCACAATTCTTGTCCTCATTGTCGGGGACAAAACTATGCATGTCGTCGGACAGACACTGATTGAAGGCATCGGAACCCAGCAATACAGTCTCGCCTATGCCGCCACCCTGACGGTGGCCGGGCTCTGGCTGACCGTGGCTTGGCTCCTCAACATCGATACGCTCCATCACTTCTTCACCGCTCCTGCGCCGGCTCGACATCGGAAACGCGCGCCGCAGAGCATCAGCGACAATTATGATGCGTACGACAACTCCGATTCATCCGATCTCTCCGACTCGGCATCCGCGGATTCGCTCGATACTGAGTCGCCACCAGCCATGCTTGGACGGTACAAAGTTCTGAAGGAACTCGGACGCGGCGCCATGGGAGTGGTGTATCTCGGCAAGGATCCGACGATTCAACGATTTGTCGCCATTAAAACCTTGCGCCTGGACGAGGACGACGATGCGGACAAGATCCAGGAAGCGAAAGCCAGATTTTTCCGCGAAGCGGAATCGACCGGCCGGCTCACACACCCCAATATCGTGACGATTTACGATGCGGGCGAAGAGCAGGACCTCGGCTACATCGCGATGGAAGTCTTGGAAGGCACCGCGCTCAAACACTGGTCGCGCAAACCCAACCTGCTGCCTCTCGACAAACTGATTCCAATTGTTGCCACTGTTGCCGATGCCTTGGACTATGCCCACCAAGAAGGCGTCGTACACCGCGACATTAAGCCGGCCAATATCATGATCACCAAAGGCGCGACCGTGAAAGTCATGGATTTTGGCATTGCGAAAATGGCCTCGTCGGCGAAGACGCAAACCAATATCGTGCTCGGCACGCCCACCTATATGTCGCCGGAACAGATTGCCGGGAAAAAAGTCGACGGCCGATCCGATATTTTTTCACTGGGCGTCGTCCTCTTTGAAATGCTGAGCGGCCGCCCCCCATTCACAGCGGACAACTTATCCGCCTTGCTCTTTGCCATTGCCCATAATCCCCATCCCTCCATCAAGGTCATCCGCCCGGACATCCCTCCGGCCCTGCAACAGGTGCTCAACCAAGCACTCGAAAAAGATCCGGCCTTGCGGTTCCGGCGGGCGGCTGAGTTCGCTCAGGAACTGCGCGCGTGCCTGCAAGGCCAGGCCGTCTAG
- a CDS encoding POLIIIAc domain-containing protein (MaGe:77308073), translating to MSRIDLHLHTTHSDGSQPPAEVVRLAHEAGVSALAITDHDITTGLPEAIAAGQALGIEIIPGIEISSRHGASELHVLGYFLKWEDAQLNARLMTLRESRHRRNPKIVELLQAAGIDITYDEVRAVAGSDSVGRPHIARVLMDKKVVATAKEAFDRFLADGKAAYVPRDLPTPVEAISWIKDAGGLAVLAHPTWVKTTEGSLTDLARQLKEQGLDGVEVHYSTHTPRQTRTYLSLAKQLGLLVTGGSDFHGMTKPDIDVGIGKGSLHVPDHLLPKLKDALAKL from the coding sequence ATGAGCCGTATCGATCTCCATCTGCATACCACTCACTCAGACGGCAGCCAGCCTCCCGCGGAGGTTGTCCGGCTTGCACATGAAGCAGGCGTCTCCGCACTGGCCATCACTGACCACGACATCACGACCGGCCTTCCTGAAGCCATCGCAGCGGGGCAAGCGCTCGGCATTGAAATCATCCCCGGCATCGAGATCAGCTCGCGGCACGGCGCCTCGGAACTGCATGTCCTCGGCTACTTCCTCAAATGGGAAGATGCCCAACTCAACGCACGCCTGATGACCTTGCGGGAAAGCCGGCACCGCCGCAATCCCAAGATCGTCGAACTGCTGCAAGCCGCGGGCATCGACATCACCTACGACGAGGTGCGGGCCGTCGCGGGGAGCGATTCGGTGGGCCGTCCGCATATCGCCCGAGTCCTGATGGACAAGAAGGTCGTGGCGACGGCCAAAGAAGCCTTCGACCGGTTCCTCGCCGACGGCAAAGCCGCCTATGTGCCACGCGACCTCCCTACCCCTGTCGAAGCGATCAGCTGGATCAAGGATGCGGGAGGGTTGGCCGTCCTCGCACACCCCACCTGGGTTAAGACGACGGAAGGCTCGCTGACAGACTTAGCCCGCCAGTTGAAAGAGCAGGGCTTGGACGGAGTCGAAGTTCATTACAGCACCCATACCCCTCGACAGACTCGCACCTATTTAAGCCTCGCCAAACAATTGGGTCTCTTAGTCACGGGCGGCAGCGACTTTCACGGGATGACTAAACCCGATATCGATGTTGGAATCGGGAAGGGCTCGCTGCATGTCCCAGATCATCTACTCCCGAAACTGAAGGACGCCCTGGCCAAACTCTAA
- a CDS encoding 7,8-dihydroneopterin aldolase (MaGe:77308074), whose product MSAHIIIERLEFRGRCGVTAEERAKPQPLAVDLELEASLDPAGHSDNLADTIDYAKIAQRLVEIGTTQEACLLETMAERFLAMLFADFPIAHASLWLRKLHAPINQVTRSVGIRIERTRLAQQLSLIEPKPAPFLVEQLHRLPKGLALDVAAGGGRHALHLAAQGYQIDAVDRDSAALAHFAATATKLGLLSIKTTAIDLEQPAPFDPGFGHERYDAVLVFFYLHRPLLPFLIDALKPGGVLIYETFTIDNYTHHKHPRRWEFCLAHNELLRMASTLQILHYDEGAHDGVEGPRSTYTAQLVAQKPLRPAHLS is encoded by the coding sequence ATGTCAGCACACATCATCATCGAACGATTAGAGTTTCGCGGACGCTGCGGCGTGACCGCGGAAGAGCGGGCGAAGCCCCAGCCTCTGGCGGTGGATCTGGAACTGGAGGCGTCGCTCGATCCGGCAGGCCATTCGGACAATCTCGCCGATACCATCGACTATGCGAAGATTGCCCAACGCCTCGTTGAAATCGGCACGACACAAGAAGCCTGTTTACTTGAAACCATGGCGGAGCGATTTCTCGCCATGCTGTTTGCAGATTTTCCCATCGCGCACGCGAGCCTCTGGCTGCGCAAGCTGCACGCTCCCATCAACCAAGTCACTCGTTCTGTCGGCATCAGGATCGAACGAACCAGGCTGGCGCAGCAGTTGAGCCTGATCGAGCCGAAACCCGCCCCATTCCTCGTCGAGCAGCTTCACCGGCTCCCTAAAGGCCTGGCCCTGGATGTGGCGGCAGGAGGAGGACGGCACGCCTTGCACCTCGCGGCGCAGGGATATCAGATCGACGCGGTCGATCGCGACAGCGCCGCGCTCGCGCACTTTGCGGCAACTGCAACAAAACTCGGGCTCCTCTCGATCAAAACAACAGCTATCGATTTGGAGCAGCCCGCGCCATTCGATCCTGGCTTCGGACATGAGCGCTACGATGCGGTGCTAGTCTTCTTTTATCTGCATCGTCCGCTCTTGCCGTTCCTCATCGATGCGCTCAAGCCGGGCGGGGTGCTGATCTATGAGACTTTCACGATCGACAACTACACTCATCACAAACACCCGCGTCGATGGGAGTTCTGCCTGGCCCACAATGAACTGCTGCGTATGGCCTCGACGCTCCAGATCCTGCACTACGATGAGGGAGCCCACGACGGCGTAGAAGGCCCTCGCTCAACCTATACCGCGCAGCTCGTAGCCCAAAAACCTCTGCGACCGGCGCATCTCTCATGA
- a CDS encoding hypothetical protein (Evidence 4 : Unknown function but conserved in other organisms; MaGe:77308075) — protein MEVYRGSHRWAILGLILLLCVGSQGCEESGGGAVSTGPVVGTGASIETLRTDFGIYPEPALPSLPQAGREAVDPTFHSVILRLTDGADGNTGTVVQYAYWPVFNSDATRIHVVGTYGVTRSVFFTFDKTQRLAGNKLVLATPPSNGWLMERSDMIWSGTNPDIIYGHNDTHRLWAFNAASRQYQLVKDFTNDVVAGGALYQMSKSLDDDVFAFTLTNSSAQYVGYLVWRRSTDTILYRQMVSSLDEVQVDKSGQFLTVVLTTGDVQIVTLATGASETLTWGVDGFFHHDSGHGTIFTGGFNHDYVYRLLQTPHSTVSLIPGYVTSNTQTAHYSMLADNETWALVSRYSNAGGGVQAAFDNEIFQVATDGSQRVRRVAHHRSVYQSYYDAPMANISRDGRFVAFTSTWGQPGGRRDVYIAEIPPAP, from the coding sequence ATGGAGGTTTATCGGGGGTCTCATCGGTGGGCGATCCTAGGGCTCATTCTCCTATTGTGCGTAGGCAGTCAGGGTTGCGAGGAGAGTGGAGGAGGTGCGGTTTCAACGGGGCCGGTGGTCGGAACCGGGGCCTCGATAGAAACATTGAGAACAGATTTTGGCATTTATCCGGAGCCGGCCCTGCCGTCGTTGCCGCAGGCGGGCCGGGAGGCAGTGGATCCTACGTTTCACTCCGTGATTCTCCGGCTGACCGATGGCGCGGACGGCAACACGGGCACCGTAGTGCAGTATGCGTACTGGCCGGTTTTCAATTCGGATGCGACGCGTATTCATGTTGTGGGGACGTATGGCGTGACCAGGAGCGTCTTTTTCACCTTCGATAAAACGCAGCGGCTGGCCGGTAACAAATTAGTGCTGGCGACGCCTCCATCGAACGGCTGGTTGATGGAGCGGTCCGATATGATCTGGAGCGGCACGAACCCCGACATCATCTATGGCCACAACGATACCCATCGGTTATGGGCATTCAATGCCGCAAGCCGGCAGTATCAACTCGTGAAAGACTTCACCAACGATGTCGTTGCTGGTGGCGCGCTCTATCAGATGTCCAAGAGTCTCGACGACGATGTCTTTGCGTTTACGCTGACAAACTCCTCGGCCCAGTACGTGGGCTATCTCGTGTGGCGGCGCAGTACGGACACCATCCTCTATCGCCAGATGGTGTCGAGTCTCGATGAAGTCCAGGTGGATAAGTCCGGCCAGTTCCTGACTGTCGTATTGACAACCGGGGATGTCCAGATCGTGACGCTGGCCACCGGCGCGAGTGAGACGCTGACCTGGGGCGTCGATGGTTTCTTCCACCATGATTCGGGGCATGGCACGATCTTCACGGGAGGGTTCAATCACGATTATGTCTATCGGTTATTGCAGACGCCGCATAGCACGGTCAGCTTGATCCCTGGGTATGTCACCTCTAATACGCAGACTGCCCATTACTCGATGCTGGCGGATAACGAAACCTGGGCGCTGGTGAGCCGGTATTCTAACGCCGGAGGAGGAGTCCAAGCGGCGTTCGATAACGAAATCTTTCAAGTGGCGACGGATGGGAGTCAACGAGTTCGTCGCGTCGCGCATCATCGCAGCGTCTATCAATCGTATTATGATGCGCCGATGGCGAATATCAGCCGGGACGGCCGGTTCGTCGCCTTTACCAGCACGTGGGGGCAGCCCGGCGGACGACGGGATGTCTATATTGCCGAAATACCGCCCGCTCCGTAA
- a CDS encoding hypothetical protein (Evidence 5 : Unknown function; MaGe:77308076), with product MNDDAKQPEEHWSLWWLRTGKFHEWFGWIEALTLTSVFASATFKVNQPLLRMVLGAITVISAWNAFHWGVAGLSRFMSAQLAFQRIPRRARASLAWIIGTGASIVVFLSLIPVFLSLLG from the coding sequence ATGAACGACGATGCAAAACAGCCAGAAGAACACTGGTCGCTCTGGTGGCTCCGCACCGGCAAGTTTCACGAGTGGTTCGGCTGGATTGAGGCGCTGACTCTAACCTCGGTATTTGCTTCCGCCACGTTTAAGGTCAATCAGCCCCTGCTCAGGATGGTTCTTGGAGCGATCACGGTCATCTCCGCATGGAACGCATTTCATTGGGGTGTCGCGGGCCTATCAAGGTTCATGAGCGCCCAGCTTGCCTTCCAACGAATCCCGCGTCGTGCGAGAGCATCGCTTGCCTGGATTATTGGCACCGGCGCATCCATCGTCGTATTTCTTTCGCTCATTCCCGTGTTTCTAAGTCTTCTCGGGTAG